One window from the genome of Cydia fagiglandana chromosome 21, ilCydFagi1.1, whole genome shotgun sequence encodes:
- the LOC134675015 gene encoding uncharacterized protein LOC134675015 codes for MVDNPKCNTEKPSAGNLARNAGSQPDLNKLKDTYLSEPQITVRKRKQPDFESDFKNDILEFRKDMKDLMDICKSQKDDITGMKSDVSDIKDQLSSMRATTENLVTEHNQLKADITEIKDSLNFHSLRQDTLCTRVDSIELSVNRIELLEQDVSTLKQSYNNLQMEHHTLQQRERLHNLEISGIPENRAENLNGIVTNIAKIAGVDITSANILHVNRVQPRVEAAGRPRNIVVQLNSQIIKDSILSGIRRRKGITSTDIGMPGEPATIYVNEHLIPFYKQLRKETKDAANAASYKYVWVRNCKIFARKSDKSPIIFVKDANDIKKIK; via the coding sequence ATGGTCGATAATCCCAAGTGCAACACAGAAAAACCCAGTGCAGGTAATCTGGCACGAAATGCAGGCTCGCAGCCggatttaaacaaattaaaggATACCTATCTTAGCGAACCTCAAATCACAGTGCGAAAACGTAAACAGCCTGATTTCGAAAgtgatttcaaaaatgacatcTTGGAATTTCGCAAGGATATGAAAGACCTCATGGACATTTGCAAATCCCAAAAGGATGATATCACGGGTATGAAGTCTGATGTCTCTGATATCAAGGACCAGCTATCTAGCATGCGGGCGACGACTGAAAACCTGGTTACCGAACACAACCAACTTAAGGCTGATATTACTGAGATCAAGGATTCTCTCAACTTTCATTCCCTCCGGCAGGATACTCTGTGTACACGTGTCGACTCAATTGAGCTCAGTGTTAACAGGATCGAATTGTTAGAACAGGATGTCTCCACGTTAAAACAATCGTATAATAACCTGCAAATGGAACATCACACACTACAGCAACGCGAACGCCTACATAACCTAGAAATCTCGGGGATCCCGGAAAACAGAGCtgaaaatcttaatggcatAGTAACAAATATCGCTAAAATAGCTGGAGTGGATATAACCTCTGCAAATATTCTGCATGTGAACCGCGTACAGCCAAGGGTGGAAGCAGCTGGCAGGCCACGTAACATCGTAGTTCAATTGAACTCGCAAATTATCAAGGACAGCATTTTATCCGGTATACGCAGGCGCAAAGGTATTACCAGCACGGACATTGGCATGCCAGGTGAACCGGCCACAATATACGTAAACGAACATCTGATTCCATTCTACAAGCAACTACGCAAGGAAACCAAAGACGCGGCGAATGCAGCAAGCTATAAGTATGTGTGGGTACGCAACTGCAAAATATTCGCAAGGAAATCTGACAAATCTCCTATTATCTTCGTTAAAGATGCGaacgatataaaaaaaattaagtga